One Halomonas sp. M4R1S46 genomic window carries:
- a CDS encoding TetR family transcriptional regulator, translated as MARRTKAEAEATRAALLDAAEEVFFEKGVARTSLEQIARHAGLTRGAVYWHFRNKADLFRAMMDRVRMPFQELVDEAEDPGAAASPLQAIRLGCQQGFLRLEQPRHRRVHAILVHRCEFFSDIDPGAMQSEMADECLAALGDYFDAAHAQGLLRTDIAPELATRLLQTLLSGLFHDWLRDTRAFSLREHGMALVDAQLALLSRQPPPA; from the coding sequence ATGGCCAGACGTACCAAGGCCGAAGCCGAGGCCACCCGGGCGGCGCTGCTGGATGCCGCCGAGGAGGTGTTCTTCGAGAAAGGCGTCGCCCGCACTTCCCTGGAGCAGATCGCCCGCCACGCCGGACTGACCCGGGGCGCCGTCTACTGGCACTTCCGCAACAAGGCCGACCTGTTCCGGGCGATGATGGACCGGGTCCGCATGCCCTTCCAGGAGCTGGTCGACGAGGCCGAGGACCCGGGCGCCGCCGCCTCGCCCCTCCAGGCCATCCGGCTGGGCTGCCAGCAGGGCTTCCTGCGCCTGGAACAGCCCCGCCATCGCCGCGTGCATGCCATCCTCGTGCACCGCTGCGAATTCTTCAGCGACATCGACCCCGGCGCCATGCAGAGCGAGATGGCCGACGAATGCCTGGCGGCTCTGGGGGACTACTTCGACGCGGCCCACGCCCAGGGCCTGCTCCGGACGGACATCGCCCCGGAACTCGCCACCCGCCTGCTGCAGACGCTGCTCAGCGGCCTGTTCCATGACTGGCTACGCGACACCCGGGCCTTCTCCCTGCGCGAGCATGGCATGGCCCTGGTCGATGCCCAGCTGGCCCTGCTGAGCCGCCAGCCCCCGCCCGCCTAG
- a CDS encoding efflux RND transporter permease subunit, translating to MNISNFFIKRPIFASVLAIILTLIGLMSMRVLPIEQYPSVVPPTVSVNATFPGADAETVAQTVAAPLAEAINGVEDMLYMTSTSADNGSMQLQVAFNIGTDGDINTINVNNRVQGALSQLPEAVQDQGVTVELRSSSILMLVSLISPEGDYDRTYLQNYATLNVLDELRQVPGVGDAEVLGGGEFAMRVWMDPDKLAQYDLTPAEVASAIRAQSTEVPAGNLAATPQSDPRAFTYTITAGGRLSSTDDFREIFLRTNPDGSALRLGDVARIELGASFYGVEARLNGGTMAPIIINQQPGANALETAGAVEAAMDELAGRFPPGLEYVVPYDTTQFIDASVETVLHTFIEAFLIVGVILFIFLQNWRFTVIAMSVVPVSVLATFAGFFAFGFTINLLTLFALVLSIGIVVDDAILVVENVERVLGEDEEVTVRQATVQAMREVGGPVIATSLIMAAVFVPVAFLGGFTGQIYQQFALTIAISVAFSALMALTFTPALSAIFIKRKWHQTTTAFGRAVGTPLRLFDRLFAGITAVYMWIVKALVRFWGLALLLTALVGGGSWWLYQSTPSTLVPETDQGIVLAAVQLPDSASLARTRDYMGRLSAAIEEIPGVKYSSAVAGYDILSSSVNTARGIIFVNMVPWEERTLTATGLVGRIMQLGARLEGGSAMAFNMPPIMGLSTTGGFTGYLQSFEGATPQELYQASLKVMQAAGQHPALNQVFTTFNVNVPSFRAEIDRQKALSYGVALEDLNATLSSTFGNGFVNYFNYQSRNFQVYLQNEDEFRKTPDDVASIYVRGGNGERIPLSEFVTLERQAAPAVVTRFGVYTGAQFQGGPAPGYSSGQAIAAMEDIVAEQLGDGWGMGWTGTAYQESQAGSAATLAIVFGLLMVFLILAAQYESWSLPLAVLTATPFAFLGGVGGIFLRGLDTSVYVQIGMLVVVGLAAKNAILIVEFAELQRREMGRSIREAAVTAAELRFRPIVMTSLAFIFGTLPLALATGASDTSSHHIGTTVAVGMASVAVLGSLFVPTFYAMIAAVSDWLRRKTRPADREAEPAPAHDTP from the coding sequence ATGAACATCTCCAACTTCTTCATCAAGCGGCCGATCTTCGCCTCGGTGCTGGCCATCATCCTGACGCTGATCGGGCTGATGAGCATGCGGGTGCTGCCCATCGAGCAGTACCCGAGCGTGGTGCCGCCCACGGTCTCGGTCAATGCCACCTTCCCGGGGGCCGATGCCGAGACCGTGGCCCAGACCGTGGCCGCGCCCCTGGCCGAGGCCATCAACGGCGTCGAGGACATGCTCTACATGACCTCGACCAGCGCCGACAATGGCTCGATGCAGCTGCAGGTGGCCTTCAACATCGGCACCGACGGCGACATCAACACCATCAACGTCAACAACCGGGTACAGGGCGCGCTGTCGCAGTTGCCCGAGGCGGTGCAGGACCAGGGCGTGACCGTGGAGCTGCGCTCCAGCTCGATCCTGATGCTGGTCTCGCTGATCTCCCCCGAGGGCGACTACGACCGCACCTACCTACAGAACTATGCGACCCTCAATGTCCTGGACGAGCTGCGCCAGGTCCCCGGGGTCGGCGATGCCGAGGTACTGGGGGGCGGCGAGTTCGCCATGCGGGTGTGGATGGACCCGGACAAGCTGGCCCAGTACGACCTGACCCCCGCCGAGGTTGCCTCGGCGATCCGCGCCCAGAGCACCGAGGTGCCGGCGGGCAACCTGGCGGCCACGCCCCAGTCGGACCCGCGTGCCTTCACCTACACCATCACCGCCGGGGGGCGGCTGTCGAGCACCGACGACTTCCGCGAGATCTTCCTGCGTACCAACCCCGACGGCTCGGCGCTGCGCCTGGGCGACGTGGCGCGCATCGAGCTGGGGGCATCGTTCTACGGGGTCGAGGCGCGGCTGAACGGCGGCACCATGGCGCCGATCATCATCAACCAGCAGCCCGGCGCGAACGCCCTGGAGACCGCCGGGGCGGTCGAGGCCGCCATGGACGAGCTGGCCGGCCGCTTCCCGCCGGGGCTCGAGTACGTGGTGCCCTATGACACCACCCAGTTCATCGATGCCTCGGTGGAGACGGTGCTGCATACCTTCATCGAGGCCTTCCTGATCGTCGGCGTCATCCTGTTCATCTTCCTGCAGAACTGGCGCTTCACGGTGATCGCCATGTCGGTGGTGCCGGTGTCGGTGCTGGCGACCTTCGCCGGCTTCTTCGCCTTCGGCTTCACCATCAACCTGCTGACGCTGTTCGCCCTGGTGCTGTCCATCGGCATCGTGGTCGATGATGCCATCCTGGTGGTGGAGAACGTCGAGCGGGTGCTCGGCGAGGACGAGGAGGTCACCGTCCGCCAGGCGACCGTGCAGGCCATGCGCGAGGTGGGCGGACCGGTCATCGCCACCTCGCTGATCATGGCGGCGGTGTTCGTGCCGGTCGCCTTCCTGGGTGGCTTTACCGGGCAGATCTACCAGCAGTTCGCGCTGACCATCGCCATCTCGGTGGCCTTCTCGGCGCTGATGGCGCTGACCTTCACCCCGGCGCTCTCGGCGATCTTCATCAAGCGCAAGTGGCACCAGACGACCACGGCCTTCGGCCGTGCGGTGGGCACCCCGCTGCGGCTCTTCGACCGCCTGTTCGCGGGCATCACCGCGGTCTACATGTGGATCGTGAAGGCGCTCGTGCGCTTCTGGGGGCTGGCGCTGCTGCTCACCGCCCTGGTGGGTGGCGGTTCCTGGTGGCTCTACCAGAGCACGCCGTCGACCCTGGTGCCGGAAACCGACCAGGGCATCGTGCTGGCCGCCGTGCAACTGCCGGATTCCGCCTCCCTGGCGCGCACCCGGGACTACATGGGCCGGCTCAGCGCGGCCATCGAGGAGATCCCCGGGGTCAAGTACTCCTCGGCGGTCGCCGGCTACGACATCCTGTCGAGCTCGGTGAACACCGCCCGCGGCATCATCTTCGTCAACATGGTCCCCTGGGAGGAGCGGACCCTGACCGCCACCGGCCTGGTCGGTCGCATCATGCAGCTCGGCGCCCGGCTCGAGGGTGGCTCGGCCATGGCCTTCAACATGCCGCCGATCATGGGGCTGTCGACCACCGGCGGTTTCACCGGTTATCTGCAGTCCTTCGAGGGCGCCACGCCCCAGGAACTGTACCAGGCCTCGCTGAAGGTGATGCAGGCGGCCGGCCAGCATCCCGCACTGAACCAGGTGTTCACCACCTTCAACGTCAACGTGCCGTCCTTCCGCGCCGAGATCGACCGGCAGAAGGCGCTCAGCTACGGCGTGGCGCTGGAGGACCTGAACGCCACGCTGTCGAGTACCTTCGGCAACGGCTTCGTCAACTACTTCAACTACCAGAGCCGCAACTTCCAGGTCTATCTGCAGAACGAGGACGAGTTCCGCAAGACGCCGGACGACGTGGCCAGCATCTACGTGCGCGGCGGCAACGGCGAGCGTATCCCGCTCTCCGAGTTCGTGACCCTGGAGCGCCAGGCGGCGCCGGCGGTGGTCACGCGCTTCGGTGTCTACACCGGGGCCCAGTTCCAGGGCGGCCCCGCCCCGGGCTACAGCTCGGGGCAGGCGATCGCCGCCATGGAGGACATCGTCGCGGAGCAGCTCGGCGACGGCTGGGGCATGGGCTGGACCGGCACCGCCTATCAGGAGAGCCAGGCGGGCAGTGCGGCGACCCTGGCCATCGTCTTCGGCCTGCTGATGGTGTTCCTGATCCTGGCGGCGCAGTACGAGAGCTGGTCGCTGCCACTGGCGGTGCTGACCGCCACGCCCTTCGCCTTCCTGGGCGGGGTCGGCGGCATCTTCCTGCGCGGCCTCGATACCAGCGTCTACGTGCAGATCGGCATGCTGGTGGTGGTCGGCCTGGCGGCCAAGAACGCCATCCTGATCGTCGAGTTCGCCGAGCTGCAGCGTCGCGAGATGGGCCGGTCGATTCGCGAGGCCGCGGTGACGGCGGCGGAGCTGCGCTTCCGGCCGATCGTCATGACCTCCCTGGCGTTCATCTTCGGCACCCTGCCGCTGGCGCTGGCCACCGGGGCGAGCGACACCAGCAGCCACCATATCGGGACCACGGTGGCGGTGGGCATGGCCTCGGTGGCGGTGCTCGGCAGCCTCTTCGTGCCGACCTTCTACGCCATGATCGCCGCGGTGTCCGACTGGCTGCGGCGCAAGACCCGCCCGGCCGACCGGGAGGCCGAGCCGGCGCCGGCGCACGACACGCCCTGA
- a CDS encoding efflux RND transporter periplasmic adaptor subunit — protein MKTIIQRSRAGLLALASSLMLAACGQEEVPPQQADGGDAPPRPMQVMEMARQDIPLDKSYPAKLRSENEVTLVARVDGFLEARHFEPGELVEQGDSLYSIEPDLYESVVAQREADLESAEAELVRAQRDANRFRQLLSQNSVSRQQYDQALADQSVARAAVAQAEAALANARIDLGYADVTAPVTGMIGLSQVNVGNLVTEGTELATITPLDPLEVRFQLPQEDAFALRRQLADQAISDIGARLELPAGGGSLRGHLDFLGSRVDEATSTVQAKATFANPEARVLPGQFVRVQLEGMKRFDVMAVPEIALTQGLMGPQVFVLDEDDKARARTVQLGEIAGPWQLLRDGLESGDRVVVSDPAGLQPGTPIAAQAFDGDAAALMAQQTAAGPGQAGADASAAEGDGGQ, from the coding sequence ATGAAAACGATCATCCAGAGGAGCCGGGCCGGCCTGCTGGCGCTGGCCTCGAGCCTGATGCTGGCAGCCTGTGGCCAGGAAGAGGTCCCGCCACAACAGGCCGACGGAGGCGACGCCCCGCCCCGGCCCATGCAGGTGATGGAGATGGCGCGCCAGGACATCCCCCTGGACAAGTCCTATCCCGCCAAGCTGCGCAGCGAGAACGAGGTGACCCTGGTGGCCCGCGTGGATGGCTTCCTGGAGGCCAGGCACTTCGAGCCGGGGGAGTTGGTGGAGCAGGGCGACAGCCTGTACTCCATCGAGCCGGACCTCTACGAGTCCGTCGTGGCCCAGCGCGAGGCCGACCTGGAGAGCGCCGAGGCCGAGCTGGTGCGGGCCCAGCGCGATGCCAACCGCTTCCGGCAGCTGCTCAGCCAGAACTCGGTGAGCCGTCAGCAGTACGACCAGGCCCTGGCGGACCAGAGCGTGGCCCGAGCCGCGGTGGCCCAGGCCGAGGCGGCCCTGGCCAATGCCCGGATCGATCTCGGCTATGCCGACGTCACCGCCCCGGTGACCGGCATGATCGGCCTGAGCCAGGTGAACGTGGGCAATCTGGTGACCGAGGGCACCGAGCTCGCCACCATCACGCCCCTGGATCCGCTGGAGGTGCGCTTCCAGCTGCCCCAGGAGGACGCCTTCGCGCTGCGCCGCCAGCTGGCTGACCAGGCGATCAGCGATATCGGCGCCCGCCTGGAGCTGCCCGCCGGCGGCGGCAGCCTGAGGGGGCACCTGGACTTCCTCGGCTCGCGAGTCGACGAGGCCACCAGCACCGTCCAGGCCAAGGCGACCTTCGCCAACCCCGAGGCGCGGGTGCTGCCCGGCCAGTTCGTGCGGGTGCAGCTCGAGGGCATGAAGCGCTTCGACGTCATGGCGGTGCCCGAGATCGCCCTGACCCAGGGGCTGATGGGGCCCCAGGTCTTCGTGCTCGACGAGGACGACAAGGCCAGGGCACGCACCGTGCAGCTCGGCGAGATTGCCGGCCCCTGGCAGCTCTTGCGTGATGGCCTCGAGAGCGGTGATCGGGTCGTGGTGAGCGACCCCGCGGGCCTGCAGCCCGGCACGCCCATCGCCGCACAGGCCTTCGACGGCGACGCGGCGGCGCTGATGGCCCAGCAGACCGCTGCCGGTCCGGGGCAGGCAGGCGCTGACGCCTCCGCGGCCGAAGGGGACGGCGGGCAATGA
- a CDS encoding TolC family outer membrane protein, whose protein sequence is MMPFRSVLPGSGPRPGARALLPLLVTSLMVAPAQAADLLTITRDALDNNAELASARAQLGSVEAGRDVERGDLLPQVNASGQLAHNREYQSQTSPLAARFGTGSETGDDAYNSGALTLEATQALFDARNGAEVEQADRQIDQQTYQLAATEQQVLIDVASAYFDILRAHEILEARRAQERAIGRQLEQAREQFDVGLIAITEVEEAQARFDQSRAERIAAESDLQVSFEALERLTGTRYDSIESLKEAMPVTPPDPRRRDAWVEKALDNNPLVLASQAGVEVSRSGVDIAQAQRLPVVEAFANYNYSDNDRDSVEGENSASQVGVGVSLPLYTGGRTTASIRQSTYALEASQYDFESQRRDTVQQVRSLFTQVSNDVTTVEARAQAIVSNQSALDATRAGYEVGTRNIVDVLNAEQNLYDAVADYADARFSYVTNLLTLRQQSGTLNVEAIEALNAWLDEEQGVSFTLPEEGEGDRYEAALEIGDPPRPAD, encoded by the coding sequence ATGATGCCGTTTCGTTCGGTGCTTCCGGGCTCTGGTCCTCGCCCCGGGGCACGGGCCCTGCTACCCCTGCTGGTGACCTCGCTGATGGTGGCGCCGGCCCAGGCGGCCGACCTGCTGACCATCACCCGGGACGCCCTGGACAACAACGCCGAGCTGGCCTCGGCGCGCGCCCAGCTCGGCAGCGTGGAAGCCGGCCGCGACGTCGAGCGCGGTGACCTGCTGCCCCAGGTCAACGCCTCGGGCCAGCTGGCCCACAACCGCGAGTACCAGAGCCAGACCTCGCCTCTGGCCGCGCGTTTCGGTACCGGCTCGGAGACGGGAGACGACGCCTACAACAGCGGCGCCCTGACCCTGGAGGCCACCCAGGCGCTCTTTGATGCCCGCAATGGCGCCGAGGTGGAGCAGGCCGACCGTCAGATCGACCAGCAGACCTACCAGCTGGCCGCCACCGAGCAGCAGGTGCTGATCGACGTGGCATCGGCCTACTTCGATATCCTGCGCGCCCACGAGATCCTCGAGGCACGCCGGGCCCAGGAGCGGGCCATCGGTCGTCAGCTCGAGCAGGCCCGCGAGCAGTTCGATGTGGGCCTGATCGCCATCACCGAGGTGGAGGAGGCCCAGGCGCGCTTCGACCAGTCCCGGGCCGAGCGGATCGCCGCGGAGAGCGACCTGCAGGTCAGCTTCGAGGCCCTCGAGCGTCTCACCGGCACGCGCTACGACAGCATCGAGTCGCTCAAGGAGGCCATGCCGGTCACGCCGCCCGACCCCCGCCGGCGGGATGCCTGGGTGGAGAAGGCCCTGGACAACAACCCGCTGGTGCTGGCCAGCCAGGCCGGCGTCGAGGTGTCGCGCAGTGGCGTGGACATCGCCCAGGCCCAGCGCCTGCCGGTGGTCGAGGCCTTCGCCAACTACAACTACAGCGACAACGACCGCGACAGCGTGGAGGGGGAAAACTCCGCCAGCCAGGTCGGGGTCGGGGTGAGCCTGCCGCTGTACACCGGGGGGCGCACCACGGCGAGCATCCGGCAGAGCACCTATGCGCTGGAGGCGAGCCAGTATGATTTCGAGTCCCAGCGCCGCGACACCGTCCAGCAGGTGCGCTCCCTGTTCACCCAGGTCAGCAACGACGTGACCACGGTGGAGGCCCGTGCCCAGGCCATCGTCTCCAACCAGAGCGCCCTGGATGCCACCCGGGCCGGCTACGAGGTCGGGACCCGCAACATCGTCGACGTGCTCAACGCCGAACAGAACCTCTACGACGCCGTCGCCGACTATGCCGATGCGCGCTTCAGCTACGTGACCAATCTGCTCACCCTGCGCCAGCAGTCGGGCACCCTGAATGTCGAGGCCATCGAGGCACTCAATGCGTGGCTCGACGAGGAACAGGGCGTGTCCTTCACCCTGCCCGAGGAGGGAGAGGGAGATCGCTACGAGGCGGCGCTGGAGATCGGAGACCCTCCACGCCCCGCCGACTGA
- a CDS encoding alpha/beta fold hydrolase, whose amino-acid sequence MDALTLLRVRELEVAVRIWHPQAPRTVIAWHGLARHGGDFADFARALGPDWRVLAPDTPGRGLSSWSLYPSHDYLYSHYMTIAVALLDHFGLERVPWVGTSMGGLLGMLLAAESATAGRIERLVLNDVGPELDPDGLASLAAYFAVPHRFCRFSELEEELRRHYAGFGIEGDDAWRRLALASARRLPDGSWTYHYDPRIGEQFVHDTPRDTWADWQAIRCPLMVVRGETSPLLSAESVTRMRETQPGLVSLEVPGCGHAPMLDRPRQVAPIADFLSAAPSLPRVVTPVAGWWRRGRRWLRHLGGWA is encoded by the coding sequence ATGGATGCACTGACACTGCTGCGGGTCAGGGAGCTGGAGGTGGCGGTGCGCATCTGGCACCCGCAGGCCCCGCGAACCGTCATCGCCTGGCATGGACTGGCCCGCCACGGCGGCGACTTCGCCGACTTCGCCCGGGCGCTCGGGCCCGACTGGCGGGTCCTGGCGCCCGATACCCCGGGTCGGGGGCTGTCCAGCTGGTCGCTGTATCCATCACACGACTATCTGTATTCGCACTACATGACAATAGCAGTTGCGCTGCTGGATCACTTCGGCCTGGAGCGGGTGCCCTGGGTCGGTACGTCCATGGGCGGCCTGCTGGGCATGCTGCTGGCCGCCGAGTCGGCCACCGCGGGGCGCATCGAGCGCCTGGTACTCAATGATGTCGGCCCGGAACTCGACCCCGACGGCCTGGCCTCGTTGGCCGCCTACTTCGCTGTCCCCCACCGCTTCTGTCGCTTCAGCGAACTGGAGGAGGAGCTTCGCCGCCACTATGCCGGCTTCGGCATCGAGGGCGACGACGCCTGGCGACGCCTGGCCCTGGCCAGCGCCCGCCGACTCCCCGACGGCAGCTGGACCTACCACTATGATCCGCGCATCGGCGAGCAATTCGTCCATGACACCCCTCGGGACACCTGGGCCGACTGGCAGGCGATCCGCTGCCCGCTGATGGTGGTGCGCGGCGAGACCTCGCCGCTGCTGAGCGCCGAGAGCGTGACCCGCATGCGCGAGACCCAGCCCGGCCTGGTCAGCCTCGAGGTCCCCGGTTGCGGTCACGCCCCCATGCTCGATCGCCCCCGCCAGGTCGCGCCCATCGCTGACTTCCTGTCCGCCGCGCCCTCCCTGCCGCGTGTCGTCACGCCGGTGGCCGGGTGGTGGCGGCGAGGCCGTCGCTGGCTTCGCCATCTCGGCGGCTGGGCCTGA
- a CDS encoding fructosamine kinase family protein has product MQRDIERLMERIGLIPRGAPMALAGGDIAAVFRLETDQGAVVIKRDAAGRLVGEAEGLTVLREAATRLVVPEVLGQEGEWLVMEALATCGRAPGGEVALGEGLRELHAVTGGPHGWHRDNACGTTPQPNAPLADGRAFQRERRLLPLTRACHERGRLDQRLRTRLQALAEGLETWLPDAPARLVHGDLWSGNVLHTDRGPAVIDPAVYRHYPEVDLAMLTLFGAPSEAFFEAYWNGAPPDDWPRREALFQLYPLLNHLLLFGGSYRGAVERTLDRLARD; this is encoded by the coding sequence ATGCAACGGGATATCGAGCGCCTGATGGAGCGCATCGGCCTGATCCCCCGGGGGGCGCCGATGGCCCTGGCGGGAGGCGACATCGCCGCGGTGTTCCGGCTGGAGACCGACCAGGGTGCGGTCGTGATCAAGCGGGATGCCGCCGGGCGCCTGGTCGGGGAGGCGGAAGGGCTGACGGTGCTGCGCGAGGCCGCGACCCGGCTGGTGGTGCCGGAGGTACTCGGCCAGGAGGGAGAGTGGCTGGTGATGGAGGCCCTCGCCACCTGCGGACGGGCACCGGGTGGCGAGGTCGCCCTGGGCGAGGGGCTGCGTGAGCTGCATGCGGTGACCGGGGGGCCGCATGGCTGGCACCGTGACAATGCCTGCGGCACCACGCCCCAGCCCAACGCGCCCCTCGCCGATGGCCGCGCCTTTCAGCGAGAGCGACGGCTGTTGCCGCTGACCCGGGCCTGCCATGAGCGGGGACGGCTGGACCAGCGACTGCGCACACGCCTGCAGGCCCTGGCGGAAGGGCTGGAGACGTGGTTACCGGATGCCCCGGCGCGCCTGGTCCACGGCGATCTCTGGTCCGGCAATGTGCTCCATACCGATCGGGGACCGGCCGTCATCGACCCGGCGGTCTATCGCCATTATCCCGAGGTGGACCTGGCCATGCTGACCCTGTTCGGCGCGCCCTCCGAGGCCTTCTTCGAGGCCTACTGGAACGGTGCGCCCCCGGACGACTGGCCGCGGCGCGAGGCCCTGTTCCAGCTCTATCCGCTGCTCAACCACCTGCTGCTGTTCGGGGGCAGCTATCGGGGCGCCGTGGAGCGAACGCTGGACCGACTGGCCAGGGACTGA
- a CDS encoding fasciclin domain-containing protein, whose amino-acid sequence MLAGSVQADSHGMKEDIVDTAMAAGQFETLVAAVEAADLVDTLKGEGPFTVFAPTDEAFAALPDGTVEDLLKPENRETLQAILTYHVVPGRIMAEDAMAADSATTVQGQDVTVTTMDGQVMVDDATVIQADIEASNGVIHVIDGVLMPE is encoded by the coding sequence ATGCTGGCCGGCAGCGTCCAGGCCGACAGTCATGGCATGAAAGAGGATATCGTCGACACCGCCATGGCGGCCGGCCAGTTCGAGACCCTGGTCGCGGCCGTCGAGGCCGCCGACCTGGTCGACACCCTCAAGGGCGAGGGCCCCTTCACCGTCTTCGCGCCCACCGATGAGGCCTTCGCGGCCCTCCCGGACGGGACCGTCGAGGACCTGCTCAAGCCCGAGAACCGGGAAACCCTGCAAGCCATCCTCACCTACCACGTGGTACCCGGCAGGATTATGGCCGAGGACGCCATGGCGGCCGACAGTGCCACCACGGTGCAGGGGCAGGATGTCACCGTCACCACCATGGATGGCCAGGTGATGGTCGACGACGCCACCGTCATCCAGGCCGATATCGAGGCCAGCAACGGGGTCATCCATGTGATCGACGGCGTGCTGATGCCCGAGTGA